Proteins from a genomic interval of Oncorhynchus kisutch isolate 150728-3 linkage group LG28, Okis_V2, whole genome shotgun sequence:
- the LOC116358138 gene encoding T-box transcription factor TBX6L-like isoform X1, translating to MTIVSLCRFREKEGQSSEKLNERQLPMELKSSNVGSRPVESDDEAVVIVSSSSSANSYGAAGSRTDDITSLSAAHNPLISAFMNCGQEGWGVQDTMTHNTHTYNTLTTRDYGSPGQHNEARHTGLSNVASPLFLPHPPLGQTHHLGSVGFRRPQVQSRKPVGPHPPHHRGGPSGPAPELSHSHSHTSDHQPQQQQPQHHQAEFDYPLPLPPKVSRMHVPESALRSLEKSPSPSVSGSPWSLTDMLNRIHSREGFGINSVSPQGKLLHAQTQYERPGLELGVNKELWPSQPNQPLPDDEPEYLPLHNMMRYHQNSLIGSAGLLRQLCGP from the exons ATGACAATAGTTTCTCTCTGTAGGTTCAGAGAAAAGGAAGGTCAGAGCTCCGAAAAACTAAATGAAAGACAACTCCCGATGGAATTGAAATCTTCCAATG TAGGATCCAGACCAGTGGAGTCAGATGATGAGGCTGTTGTCATCGTCTCAAGCTCTAGCTCAGCGAATTCTTATGGTGCAGCAGGATCCAGGACTGATGACATCACATCTCTCTCTGCTGCACATAACCCCTTAATCTCTGCCTTCATGAACTGTGGCCAGGAGGGATGGGGGGTCCAGGACACAATGACCCACAACACCCACACATACAACACACTTACTACCAGGGACTATGGCAG CCCTGGGCAGCATAACGAAGCCAGGCATACTGGTTTATCAAACGttgcttctcctctcttcctcccacaCCCTCCACTGGGCCAGACTCACCACCTAGGGTCTGTTGGCTTCAGGAGGCCCCAGGTGCAGAGCAGGAAACCAGTGGGGCCTCACCCACCTCACCACCGAGGAGGTCCAAGTGGTCCAGCACCAGAACTCTCCCATAGCCACAGCCACACATCAGACCACCAGCCTCAGCAGCAGCAGCCACAGCACCATCAGGCTGAGTTTGACTACCCTCTCCCCCTGCCCCCAAAGGTCAGCAGGATGCACGTACCTGAGAGTGCCCTGCGTAGCCTGGAGAAGAGCCCCTCCCCCTCGGTGTCCGGCAGCCCTTGGTCCCTCACCGACATGCTCAACAGGATCCACAGCAGGGAAGGGTTTGGGATCAACTCAGTGAGCCCCCAGGGGAAGCTGCTCCATGCTCAGACCCAGTATGAGAGGCCAGGCCTGGAGCTGGGGGTGAACAAGGAGCTCTGGCCATcacagcccaatcaaccactaccTGATGATGAGCCAGAGTACCTGCctctccacaacatgatgcgcTACCACCAGAACAGCTTGATTGGTTCTGCTGGGCTGCTAAGACAACTATGTGGACCCTAG
- the LOC116358138 gene encoding T-box transcription factor TBX6L-like isoform X2, producing the protein MTIVSLCRFREKEGQSSEKLNERQLPMELKSSNGSRPVESDDEAVVIVSSSSSANSYGAAGSRTDDITSLSAAHNPLISAFMNCGQEGWGVQDTMTHNTHTYNTLTTRDYGSPGQHNEARHTGLSNVASPLFLPHPPLGQTHHLGSVGFRRPQVQSRKPVGPHPPHHRGGPSGPAPELSHSHSHTSDHQPQQQQPQHHQAEFDYPLPLPPKVSRMHVPESALRSLEKSPSPSVSGSPWSLTDMLNRIHSREGFGINSVSPQGKLLHAQTQYERPGLELGVNKELWPSQPNQPLPDDEPEYLPLHNMMRYHQNSLIGSAGLLRQLCGP; encoded by the exons ATGACAATAGTTTCTCTCTGTAGGTTCAGAGAAAAGGAAGGTCAGAGCTCCGAAAAACTAAATGAAAGACAACTCCCGATGGAATTGAAATCTTCCAATG GATCCAGACCAGTGGAGTCAGATGATGAGGCTGTTGTCATCGTCTCAAGCTCTAGCTCAGCGAATTCTTATGGTGCAGCAGGATCCAGGACTGATGACATCACATCTCTCTCTGCTGCACATAACCCCTTAATCTCTGCCTTCATGAACTGTGGCCAGGAGGGATGGGGGGTCCAGGACACAATGACCCACAACACCCACACATACAACACACTTACTACCAGGGACTATGGCAG CCCTGGGCAGCATAACGAAGCCAGGCATACTGGTTTATCAAACGttgcttctcctctcttcctcccacaCCCTCCACTGGGCCAGACTCACCACCTAGGGTCTGTTGGCTTCAGGAGGCCCCAGGTGCAGAGCAGGAAACCAGTGGGGCCTCACCCACCTCACCACCGAGGAGGTCCAAGTGGTCCAGCACCAGAACTCTCCCATAGCCACAGCCACACATCAGACCACCAGCCTCAGCAGCAGCAGCCACAGCACCATCAGGCTGAGTTTGACTACCCTCTCCCCCTGCCCCCAAAGGTCAGCAGGATGCACGTACCTGAGAGTGCCCTGCGTAGCCTGGAGAAGAGCCCCTCCCCCTCGGTGTCCGGCAGCCCTTGGTCCCTCACCGACATGCTCAACAGGATCCACAGCAGGGAAGGGTTTGGGATCAACTCAGTGAGCCCCCAGGGGAAGCTGCTCCATGCTCAGACCCAGTATGAGAGGCCAGGCCTGGAGCTGGGGGTGAACAAGGAGCTCTGGCCATcacagcccaatcaaccactaccTGATGATGAGCCAGAGTACCTGCctctccacaacatgatgcgcTACCACCAGAACAGCTTGATTGGTTCTGCTGGGCTGCTAAGACAACTATGTGGACCCTAG
- the LOC109872901 gene encoding flotillin-2a-like isoform X3 has protein sequence MGNCHTVGPNEALVVSGGCCGSDEKTYVVGGWSWAWWLISDIQRITLEIMTLQPKCEDVETAEGVAITVTGVAQVKVMVDNELLGYACEQFLGKSVMEIKSVILQTLEGHLRSILGTLTVEQIYQDRDRFAALVREVAAPDVGHMGIEILSFTIKDVYDKVEYLSSLGKSQTAAVQRDADIGVAEAGRDAGIREAECKKEMMDIKFQADTKMADSKRGLEMQKAAFNQEVNTKKAEAQLAYELQAAKEQQKIRLEEIEIEVVQRKKQITIEEKEIDRTEKELIATVKRPAESEAYKMQQLAEGQKMKKVLTAQAEAEKIRRIGEAEAGSIEAIGKAEAEKMRLKAEAYQHYGEAAKTALVLEALPKIAGKVAAPLAQTNEIVILSGDGSRVTGEVNRLLAELPVSVNALTGVDLMKIPFLQKMTNPQA, from the exons GATAACCCTTGAGATTATGACCCTGCAGCCCAAGTGTGAGGATGTAGAAACAGCGGAGGGTGTAGCTATTACTGTCACTGGGGTGGCACAG GTGAAGGTGATGGTAGACAATGAGCTGCTGGGCTATGCCTGTGAACAGTTCCTGGGGAAATCTGTGATGGAGATAAAGAGTGTCATTCTGCAGACCCTGGAGGGTCATTTACGCTCTATTCTCG GTACTCTGACGGTGGAGCAGATctaccaggacagagacagatttGCTGCTCTGGTGAGGGAGGTGGCAGCGCCCGACGTGGGCCACATGGGCATTGAGATCCTCAGCTTCACCATCAAG GATGTTTATGATAAAGTGGAGTACCTGAGTTCCTTGGGCAAGAGTCAGACAGCTGCAGTACAGCGAGACGCAGACATCGGAGTGGCCGAGGCAGGGAGAGACGCAGGAATCAGG GAAGCAGAATGTAAGAAAGAGATGATGGACATCAAGTTCCAAGCAGATACCAAGATGGCCGACTCTAAGAGAGGGTTGGAGATGCAGAAGGCTGCTTTCAATCAAGAAGTCAACACAAAG aaaGCAGAGGCCCAGCTGGCCTACGAGCTGCAGGCTGCCAAGGAGCAGCAGAAGATCCGTCTGGAGGAGATCGAGATCGAGGTGGTTCAGAGGAAGAAGCAGATCACCATTGAGGAGAAGGAGATTGACCGCACTGAGAAGGAGCTGATCGCCACGGTCAAGAGGCCGGCCGAGTCTGAGGCCTACAAGATGCAACAGCTGGCCGAGGGACAGAA GATGAAGAAGGTGCTGACGGCCCAAGCGGAGGCAGAGAAAATCCGTCGTATCGGAGAGGCAGAGGCCGGTTCCATAGAGGCTATAGGGAAGGCTGAGGCTGAAAAGATGAGGCTGAAGGCTGAGGCCTACCAGCATTATGGAGAGGCTGCCAAGACTGCTCTGGTCCTAGAGGCCCTGCCTAAG ATTGCTGGCAAGGTGGCGGCACCCCTGGCCCAGACCAATGAGATTGTCATCCTGAGCGGGGACGGTAGTCGTGTGACCGGCGAGGTTAACCGCCTATTGGCTGAGCTCCCCGTGTCCGTCAACGCTCTCACAGGGGTGGACCTGATGAag ATCCCTTTTCTTCAGAAGATGACCAACCCTCAAGCATGA
- the LOC109872901 gene encoding flotillin-2a-like isoform X1 gives MVSCQANQGKETSRASQGVKARRAGLGAPGSIDGGILPDVTNKTKKFLDRLGEQELTIRLRPDVGWAPSEPTGARKPLEPARVWNPDELARHPWFHRWRLRADVIIPTGMPVLPDASCDGGCILSHGIDAGETKQVKVMVDNELLGYACEQFLGKSVMEIKSVILQTLEGHLRSILGTLTVEQIYQDRDRFAALVREVAAPDVGHMGIEILSFTIKDVYDKVEYLSSLGKSQTAAVQRDADIGVAEAGRDAGIREAECKKEMMDIKFQADTKMADSKRGLEMQKAAFNQEVNTKKAEAQLAYELQAAKEQQKIRLEEIEIEVVQRKKQITIEEKEIDRTEKELIATVKRPAESEAYKMQQLAEGQKMKKVLTAQAEAEKIRRIGEAEAGSIEAIGKAEAEKMRLKAEAYQHYGEAAKTALVLEALPKIAGKVAAPLAQTNEIVILSGDGSRVTGEVNRLLAELPVSVNALTGVDLMKIPFLQKMTNPQA, from the exons ATGGTAAGCTGCCAGGCCAACcaaggcaaggaaacctctcgagccagccagGGCGTGAAAGCCCGACGGGCTGGCTTAGGCGCCCCCGGTTCCATCGACGGCGGAATCCTCCCCgacgtcaccaacaaaacaaaaaaattccTGGACCGGCTGGGTGAACAAGAACTGACGATCCGGCTGAGACCTGACGTGGGATGGGCGCCATCCGAGCCAACtggggcaaggaaacctctcgagccagctagggtGTGGAATCCCGACGAGCTGGCTAGGCACCCCTGGTTCCATCGGTGGCGACTCAGAGCCGATGTCATCATACCAACCGGAATGCCAGTACTCCCCGATGCTTCGTGTGATGGCGGATGCATTCTGTCCCATGGAATTGatgctggagagacgaagcag GTGAAGGTGATGGTAGACAATGAGCTGCTGGGCTATGCCTGTGAACAGTTCCTGGGGAAATCTGTGATGGAGATAAAGAGTGTCATTCTGCAGACCCTGGAGGGTCATTTACGCTCTATTCTCG GTACTCTGACGGTGGAGCAGATctaccaggacagagacagatttGCTGCTCTGGTGAGGGAGGTGGCAGCGCCCGACGTGGGCCACATGGGCATTGAGATCCTCAGCTTCACCATCAAG GATGTTTATGATAAAGTGGAGTACCTGAGTTCCTTGGGCAAGAGTCAGACAGCTGCAGTACAGCGAGACGCAGACATCGGAGTGGCCGAGGCAGGGAGAGACGCAGGAATCAGG GAAGCAGAATGTAAGAAAGAGATGATGGACATCAAGTTCCAAGCAGATACCAAGATGGCCGACTCTAAGAGAGGGTTGGAGATGCAGAAGGCTGCTTTCAATCAAGAAGTCAACACAAAG aaaGCAGAGGCCCAGCTGGCCTACGAGCTGCAGGCTGCCAAGGAGCAGCAGAAGATCCGTCTGGAGGAGATCGAGATCGAGGTGGTTCAGAGGAAGAAGCAGATCACCATTGAGGAGAAGGAGATTGACCGCACTGAGAAGGAGCTGATCGCCACGGTCAAGAGGCCGGCCGAGTCTGAGGCCTACAAGATGCAACAGCTGGCCGAGGGACAGAA GATGAAGAAGGTGCTGACGGCCCAAGCGGAGGCAGAGAAAATCCGTCGTATCGGAGAGGCAGAGGCCGGTTCCATAGAGGCTATAGGGAAGGCTGAGGCTGAAAAGATGAGGCTGAAGGCTGAGGCCTACCAGCATTATGGAGAGGCTGCCAAGACTGCTCTGGTCCTAGAGGCCCTGCCTAAG ATTGCTGGCAAGGTGGCGGCACCCCTGGCCCAGACCAATGAGATTGTCATCCTGAGCGGGGACGGTAGTCGTGTGACCGGCGAGGTTAACCGCCTATTGGCTGAGCTCCCCGTGTCCGTCAACGCTCTCACAGGGGTGGACCTGATGAag ATCCCTTTTCTTCAGAAGATGACCAACCCTCAAGCATGA
- the LOC109872901 gene encoding flotillin-2a-like isoform X4: MVKVMVDNELLGYACEQFLGKSVMEIKSVILQTLEGHLRSILGTLTVEQIYQDRDRFAALVREVAAPDVGHMGIEILSFTIKDVYDKVEYLSSLGKSQTAAVQRDADIGVAEAGRDAGIREAECKKEMMDIKFQADTKMADSKRGLEMQKAAFNQEVNTKKAEAQLAYELQAAKEQQKIRLEEIEIEVVQRKKQITIEEKEIDRTEKELIATVKRPAESEAYKMQQLAEGQKMKKVLTAQAEAEKIRRIGEAEAGSIEAIGKAEAEKMRLKAEAYQHYGEAAKTALVLEALPKIAGKVAAPLAQTNEIVILSGDGSRVTGEVNRLLAELPVSVNALTGVDLMKIPFLQKMTNPQA, translated from the exons ATG GTGAAGGTGATGGTAGACAATGAGCTGCTGGGCTATGCCTGTGAACAGTTCCTGGGGAAATCTGTGATGGAGATAAAGAGTGTCATTCTGCAGACCCTGGAGGGTCATTTACGCTCTATTCTCG GTACTCTGACGGTGGAGCAGATctaccaggacagagacagatttGCTGCTCTGGTGAGGGAGGTGGCAGCGCCCGACGTGGGCCACATGGGCATTGAGATCCTCAGCTTCACCATCAAG GATGTTTATGATAAAGTGGAGTACCTGAGTTCCTTGGGCAAGAGTCAGACAGCTGCAGTACAGCGAGACGCAGACATCGGAGTGGCCGAGGCAGGGAGAGACGCAGGAATCAGG GAAGCAGAATGTAAGAAAGAGATGATGGACATCAAGTTCCAAGCAGATACCAAGATGGCCGACTCTAAGAGAGGGTTGGAGATGCAGAAGGCTGCTTTCAATCAAGAAGTCAACACAAAG aaaGCAGAGGCCCAGCTGGCCTACGAGCTGCAGGCTGCCAAGGAGCAGCAGAAGATCCGTCTGGAGGAGATCGAGATCGAGGTGGTTCAGAGGAAGAAGCAGATCACCATTGAGGAGAAGGAGATTGACCGCACTGAGAAGGAGCTGATCGCCACGGTCAAGAGGCCGGCCGAGTCTGAGGCCTACAAGATGCAACAGCTGGCCGAGGGACAGAA GATGAAGAAGGTGCTGACGGCCCAAGCGGAGGCAGAGAAAATCCGTCGTATCGGAGAGGCAGAGGCCGGTTCCATAGAGGCTATAGGGAAGGCTGAGGCTGAAAAGATGAGGCTGAAGGCTGAGGCCTACCAGCATTATGGAGAGGCTGCCAAGACTGCTCTGGTCCTAGAGGCCCTGCCTAAG ATTGCTGGCAAGGTGGCGGCACCCCTGGCCCAGACCAATGAGATTGTCATCCTGAGCGGGGACGGTAGTCGTGTGACCGGCGAGGTTAACCGCCTATTGGCTGAGCTCCCCGTGTCCGTCAACGCTCTCACAGGGGTGGACCTGATGAag ATCCCTTTTCTTCAGAAGATGACCAACCCTCAAGCATGA
- the LOC109872901 gene encoding flotillin-2a-like isoform X2, producing the protein MLLLQFQLPPDCAAALVSTVLPYYYSTMLVIYEHLNILAMFCYNLHPAQPEEDWPPHIAWFLSRFLPRITLEIMTLQPKCEDVETAEGVAITVTGVAQVKVMVDNELLGYACEQFLGKSVMEIKSVILQTLEGHLRSILGTLTVEQIYQDRDRFAALVREVAAPDVGHMGIEILSFTIKDVYDKVEYLSSLGKSQTAAVQRDADIGVAEAGRDAGIREAECKKEMMDIKFQADTKMADSKRGLEMQKAAFNQEVNTKKAEAQLAYELQAAKEQQKIRLEEIEIEVVQRKKQITIEEKEIDRTEKELIATVKRPAESEAYKMQQLAEGQKMKKVLTAQAEAEKIRRIGEAEAGSIEAIGKAEAEKMRLKAEAYQHYGEAAKTALVLEALPKIAGKVAAPLAQTNEIVILSGDGSRVTGEVNRLLAELPVSVNALTGVDLMKIPFLQKMTNPQA; encoded by the exons atgctgctgctccagtttcaacttccacctgactgtgctgctgctctagtttcaactgttctgccttattattattcgaccatgctggtcatttatgaacatttgaacatcttggccatgttctgttataatctccacccggcacagccagaagaggactggccaccccacatagcctggttcctctctaggtttcttcctag GATAACCCTTGAGATTATGACCCTGCAGCCCAAGTGTGAGGATGTAGAAACAGCGGAGGGTGTAGCTATTACTGTCACTGGGGTGGCACAG GTGAAGGTGATGGTAGACAATGAGCTGCTGGGCTATGCCTGTGAACAGTTCCTGGGGAAATCTGTGATGGAGATAAAGAGTGTCATTCTGCAGACCCTGGAGGGTCATTTACGCTCTATTCTCG GTACTCTGACGGTGGAGCAGATctaccaggacagagacagatttGCTGCTCTGGTGAGGGAGGTGGCAGCGCCCGACGTGGGCCACATGGGCATTGAGATCCTCAGCTTCACCATCAAG GATGTTTATGATAAAGTGGAGTACCTGAGTTCCTTGGGCAAGAGTCAGACAGCTGCAGTACAGCGAGACGCAGACATCGGAGTGGCCGAGGCAGGGAGAGACGCAGGAATCAGG GAAGCAGAATGTAAGAAAGAGATGATGGACATCAAGTTCCAAGCAGATACCAAGATGGCCGACTCTAAGAGAGGGTTGGAGATGCAGAAGGCTGCTTTCAATCAAGAAGTCAACACAAAG aaaGCAGAGGCCCAGCTGGCCTACGAGCTGCAGGCTGCCAAGGAGCAGCAGAAGATCCGTCTGGAGGAGATCGAGATCGAGGTGGTTCAGAGGAAGAAGCAGATCACCATTGAGGAGAAGGAGATTGACCGCACTGAGAAGGAGCTGATCGCCACGGTCAAGAGGCCGGCCGAGTCTGAGGCCTACAAGATGCAACAGCTGGCCGAGGGACAGAA GATGAAGAAGGTGCTGACGGCCCAAGCGGAGGCAGAGAAAATCCGTCGTATCGGAGAGGCAGAGGCCGGTTCCATAGAGGCTATAGGGAAGGCTGAGGCTGAAAAGATGAGGCTGAAGGCTGAGGCCTACCAGCATTATGGAGAGGCTGCCAAGACTGCTCTGGTCCTAGAGGCCCTGCCTAAG ATTGCTGGCAAGGTGGCGGCACCCCTGGCCCAGACCAATGAGATTGTCATCCTGAGCGGGGACGGTAGTCGTGTGACCGGCGAGGTTAACCGCCTATTGGCTGAGCTCCCCGTGTCCGTCAACGCTCTCACAGGGGTGGACCTGATGAag ATCCCTTTTCTTCAGAAGATGACCAACCCTCAAGCATGA